One genomic segment of Corvus moneduloides isolate bCorMon1 chromosome 23, bCorMon1.pri, whole genome shotgun sequence includes these proteins:
- the RLF gene encoding zinc finger protein Rlf isoform X2, which translates to MRIKHLMKSNCIPQATFLSKLCADSPEIANVSSFRQAYITCVCSMLPNEDSIKEIAKVDCKEVLDIICNLESEGQENTAFILCTTYLTHQLQTANVYCSWELTLFWSKLQRRIDPSLDSFLERCRQFGIIAKTLQHLFFLIRVIQSEAEEAGLAVSVLLCVRALQIRSNGSDEMKTSVCKTIACLLPEDLEVRRACQLTEFLLEPTLSGFNALEELYMQPDQKFDEENALVPNSLRCELLLALKAYWPFDPEFWDWKTLKRHCLKLLGKVASDSEDDAGCHMSLNETDMLETFFSDYDETKEHKYYDGKDTMNHPKEKARVKKPIGSSERYQRWLQYKFFCVLCKRECIEARILHHSKMHMEDGIYTCPVCTKKFKRKEFFVPHVMEHVKMPPSRTHRPKKKIILKKERSPQKATASSSPPPVFPERSHQPQLPESFDDDTQEYVTFSQLENCQLQDRDIYPCPGTDCSRVFKQFKYLSVHLKAEHQNNDENAKHYLDMKNRREKCAFCRRHFMTSFHLREHERVHCGPQPYMCVSMDCYARFGSVNELLNHKQTHDDLRYKCELNGCNIVFSDLGQLYHHEAQHFRDASYTCNYFGCKKFYYSKTEFQNHLAAHDIQVSNGEGKQTLNLEGSVSEDKSSYLPESQLLERSENSNLNDNLDPSGSQEIPQMKEESLSDSEDLNSESNCSLHCGEHRTDAAVSQGQTSPRLLGAVAHNQSVPGFVVSQEGIFHPADVKQQCSNVAVCFDEKNLPCGFEGCCSTHKNSRSLQKHLRRAHPYNFKGKRNMEMKAKYFLDLLSDAQDSKSPTDMSTELGHNSDTNADSPESVCCVVDVKGSSSLREETCPSSPETSFYDSCKEPNIEDNMVELMLGLKHLSLKNVNIQNSSRQKPFLGYSSRDAKCPETVDETTSKCQLQEQQDNLPSQYLTQLAAKPFFCECQGCTFEFVTREALLMHYVKKHNYSKEMVLQLNMFQHRYSPFKCHICQRSFTRKTHLRIHYRNKHQIGCERVAHKVCPNEKFDHVGLCTEDRGHKSSTAPVPACVNSVGFPGHSDSEQLCHPKKDDCCSETDLESNEETDNDITRKTSNITSLDSHREELEARQGRGSKRTVTKGNLCYILHKYHKPFHCIHKSCNSAFTNQKGLIRHYRTVHQYNKEQLCLEKDKARTKRELVKCKKIFACKHKECGKRFLCSKALAKHCSDFHNEILEDQKLLSEAESARFACNQAHCPAVFYTFNKLKQHLIEEHANEEKLNKDFEIHCDLNGCNRIFTNYSNYSQHVYFKHSEYYDSLFGNQKEEEDNEDKNKNEQNYLKDSFDTSKQNGKQLKEKAKRISRSREKHLLNFKTKEEALQMCKEKSNQTQYPCMVQGCLSVVKLESSIVRHYKRTHQMTNMYIEQRLQKLVLCVKCGIMIEKQSCSDTASDLDKKGVEVNEDKSANSESVQESDKPLVPNPVCDPSDVSNEDQKQFPPSSVNFDASAFAYSGTLKYNHSSKNTCFEEPNTRETTKSKTEDFSESSERENSSCFSSLQLELPREKDPEGCPHSAVNQNAKRNVLCATKDKFQKPPVSKPFDLKTYKPMGFESSFLKFIQESEGKDDDDDDDDGDDDDCDEVVEWESPEQLSVDEVLQKEGDSQGDTPVNNFVSDKNVIITPNNPGQLTEIQPLLSESSTAPSLENLRAILDKALTDCGDLALKQLHYLRPVVVLERSKFSTPLIDLFPTKKADELCVGST; encoded by the exons ATGCGAATAAAACACTTGATGAAGTCAAACTGCATCCCCCAAGCCACTTTCTTGTCGAAATTGTGTGCAGATTCTCCAGAAATTGCAAACGTTTCATCTTTTCGCCAAGCCTACATCACATGTGTGTGTTCAATGCTGCCTAATGAAGACTCCATTAAGGAG attgCAAAGGTGGATTGCAAAGAAGTACTGGACATCATATGTAATCTGGAATCTGAGGGACaagaaaacactgcatttaTTCTTTGTACAACGTATCTTACTCATCAGCTTCAAACAGCAAATGTGTATTGCTCTTG GGAACTGACACTTTTCTGGAGcaagctgcagagaagaatAGATCCTTCTTTAGACTCCTTTTTGGAGAGATGTCGTCAGTTTGGCATCATTGCCAAGACGCTACAGCATCTCTTTTTCTTGATAAGAGTCATACAGTCTGAA GCAGAGGAAGCGGGACTTGCCGTGTCTGTTTTGTTATGTGTGAGAGCCCTTCAGATCAGGTCCAACGGAAGTGATGAAATGAAGACATCAGTGTGTAAAACAATTGCATGCCTTTTACCAGAAGACCTTGAAGTTAGAAGAGCTTGTCAGCTCACAGAATTCTTACTTGAGCCAACTTTGAGTGGATTTAATGCGTTGGAAGAGCTCTATATGCAGCCAGACCAAAAATTTGATGAAGAAAATGCACTGGTTCCAAATTCACTCCGCTGTGAACTGTTGTTAGCTTTGAAAGCATATTGGCCATTTGATCCTGAATTTTGGGACTGGAAGACTTTAAAGCGGCATTGTCTTAAACTATTAGGGAAGGTAGCTTCTGATTCTGAGGATGATGCAGGTTGTCATATGTCACTCAATGAAACCGACATGTTAGAAACTTTCTTTAGTGACTATGATGAGACAAAAGAACACAAATATTATGATGGGAAAGACACAATGAACCACCCTAAGGAAAAAGCAAGAGTAAAAAAACCAATTGGTTCTTCAGAAAGATACCAGAGATGGCTTCAATACAAGTTTTTTTGTGTGCTCTGCAAAAGGGAGTGTATAGAGGCCAGAATACTGCATCATTCTAAGATGCACATGGAAGATGGTATTTATACATGTCCTGTTTGCACAAAAAAGTTCaagagaaaggaattttttgtaCCACATGTAATGGAACATGTTAAAATGCCACCTAGTAGAACACACAgacctaaaaagaaaataattctgaaaaaagaGAGATCACCGCAAAAGGCAACAGCTTCCAGCAGCCCACCCCCAGTGTTTCCAGAAAGGTCACAccagccacagctccctgaaagCTTTGACGATGATACACAGGAATATGTTACATTCAGCCAATTGGAAAATTGCCAGCTGCAAGATAGAGACATTTACCCATGTCCTGGGACAGATTGTTCTAGAGTATTTAAACAGTTTAAGTACTTAAGTGTACATCTGAAAGCTGAACATCAAAACAATGATGAGAATGCAAAACACTACTTGGATATGAAAAACAGGAGGGAGAAGTGTGCTTTCTGCCGCCGGCACTTCATGACATCCTTCCACTTGCGGGAGCACGAGCGTGTGCACTGTGGGCCTCAGCCTTACATGTGTGTGTCTATGGACTGTTACGCTAGGTTTGGGTCAGTTAATGAGCTTCTCAATCACAAACAAACACACGATGATCTTCGGTATAAATGTGAGCTAAATGGCTGTAATATTGTTTTCAGTGACTTAGGGCAGCTTTACCATCACGAAGCACAACACTTCAGAGATGCATCATATACCTGCAACTACTTTGGTTGCAAAAAGTTTTATTATtcaaaaactgaatttcagaatCACCTTGCAGCACATGATATCCAAGTATCAAATGGGGAAGGGAAGCAAACGCTGAACCTTGAAGGATCCGTTTCAGAAGACAAATCCAGTTATCTTCCAGAGTCTCAGTTGCTTGAACGATCTGAAAATTCCAATCTGAATGATAACTTGGATCCCTCAGGCTCTCAGGAAATTCCACAGATGAAGGAAGAATCTCTCTCTGACAGTGAAGATCTAAACAGTGAAAGTAATTGCAGCCTGCACTGTGGGGAGCACAGGACAGATGCTGCAGTTAGCCAAGGTCAGACATCTCCTCGGCTGCTTGGAGCAGTGGCTCACAACCAGTCAGTTCCAGGTTTTGTTGTGTCCCAGGAAGGAATCTTCCATCCAGCAGATGTGAAACAACAGTGTTCCAATGTGGCAGTTTGCtttgatgaaaaaaaccttCCCTGTGGTTTTGAAGGCTGCTGTTCGACCCACAAAAATTCCAGAAGTCTGCAAAAACACCTTCGAAGGGCCCATCCATACAACTTtaaaggtaaaagaaatatggaaatgAAAGCTAAATACTTTCTCGATCTGTTGAGTGATGCTCAGGACAGTAAATCCCCTACAGACATGAGTACAGAGTTAGGTCATAATTCTGATACAAATGCTGACTCTCCAGAAAGTGTGTGTTGTGTTGTAGATGTTAAAGGAAGCAGTAGCCTGAGGGAGGAAACTTGTCCTTCTTCCCCCGAAACATCTTTTTATGACAGTTGTAAAGAACCAAATATTGAAGATAACATGGTGGAGCTAATGTTAGGCTTGAAACATCTAAGCttaaaaaatgttaacattCAGAATTCTTCAAGACAGAAACCTTTTCTGGGCTATTCATCTAGGGATGCCAAGTGCCCTGAGACAGTTGATGAAACTACCTCAAAATGTCAGCTTCAAGAGCAACAAGATAATTTACCCAGCCAGTACCTTACTCAACTGGCAGCTAAACCATTTTTCTGTGAATGTCAAGGATGTACATTTGAGTTTGTGACTAGAGAAGCTCTCTTAATGCATTACGTTAAAAAGCATAACTATTCAAAGGAAATGGTTCTTCAGCTAAATATGTTCCAGCATCGGTATTCACCATTCAAGTGTCATATTTGCCAAAGATCGTTTACAAGAAAAACACATCTTCGAATTCACTATAGAAACAAACATCAAATTGGCTGTGAGAGGGTGGCTCACAAAGTGTGTCCTAATGAAAAATTTGATCATGTAGGTTTATGTACAGAGGACAGAGGGCATAAGAGTAGCACTGCTCCAGTGCCTGCCTGTGTGAACAGCGTTGGGTTCCCTGGACATTCGGACTCTGAACAGCTGTGTCACCCAAAAAAGGATGACTGCTGTTCTGAGACTGATTTGGAGTCCAATGAAGAGACAGACAATGACATAACAAGAAAAACATCTAACATAACTTCTCTGGACAGTCATAGGGAAGAACTGGAAGCAAGACAGGgaagaggaagcaaaagaaCAGTTACTAAAGGAAACTTATGTTACATATTGCATAAGTACCACAAACCATTTCATTGTATACATAAAAGCTGCAACTCGGCATTCACAAACCAGAAAGGTTTGATTCGCCATTACAGAACTGTTCACCAGTATAATAAGGAACAGCTCTGCTTAGAAAAGGacaaagcaagaacaaaaagGGAGCTTgtcaaatgtaaaaaaatatttgcatgcaAACACAAAGAGTGTGGTAAGCGTTTTCTGTGTTCTAAAGCTCTTGCTAAACATTGTAGTGACTTCCACAATGAAATCTTAGAGGATCAAAAACTGCTTTCTGAAGCTGAGTCTGCCAGATTTGCTTGCAACCAAGCCCACTGCCCTGCtgtattttatacatttaataAGCTTAAACAGCATCTAATAGAAGAACATgccaatgaagaaaaattaaacaaagatTTTGAAATCCATTGTGACCTCAATGGCTGCAATCGAATTTTCACAAATTACAGTAACTATTCTCAACACGTATATTTCAAACACAGTGAATATTATGATAGTCTCTTTGGAaatcagaaagaagaggaagataatgaagataaaaataaaaatgagcaaaattatttgaaagacaGCTTTGACACAAGCAAGCAGAATGGGaagcaattaaaagaaaaagctaaaagaaTTAGCAGAAGTAGAGAAAAGCATTTGctgaatttcaaaacaaaagaggAAGCCCTACAAATGTGCAAAGAGAAGTCTAACCAGACACAGTACCCCTGCATGGTCCAGGGGTGCCTGTCTGTTGTCAAACTGGAAAGCAGCATAGTGAGGCACTACAAGCGCACACACCAGATGACCAACATGTACATTGAGCAGCGCCTTCAGAAACTTGTTCTTTGTGTTAAATGTGGCATCATGATTGAAAAGCAGTCTTgctctgacacagcttcagaCTTGGATAAAAAAGGTGTAGAAGTTAACGAGGATAAATCGGCTAATTCTGAGTCTGTGCAGGAAAGCGACAAACCTCTTGTTCCAAACCCTGTCTGTGATCCTTCAGATGTGAGTAATGAAGACCAAAAACAATTTCCACCGAGTAGTGTGAATTTTGATGCCAGTGCCTTTGCGTATTCAGGCACTTTAAAATATAACCACAGTTCAAAGAACACCTGTTTTGAAGAGCCTAACACCAGGGAGACAACTAAGTCTaaaactgaagatttttctgaaagtaGTGAAAGAGAGAACAGCTCTTGCTTCTCCAGTTTACAATTAGAGTTGCCAAGAGAGAAAGACCCAGAAGGATGTCCACATAGTGCGGTTAATCAGAATGCAAAAAGAAATGTACTTTGTGCTACAAAAGACAAATTTCAAAAGCCTCCTGTGTCCAAACCATTTGATTTAAAGACCTATAAACCAATGGGATTTGagtcttcatttttaaaatttattcaggAAAGTGAGGgaaaagatgatgatgatgatgatgatgatggtgatgatgatgattgtGATGAGGTAGTAGAATGGGAGTCTCCTGAGCAGTTGTCAGTAGATGAAGTGTTGCAAAAAGAGGGAGACAGTCAAGGGGATACACCAGTAAACAACTTTGTAAGTGACAAAAATGTAATCATAACCCCGAATAATCCTGGGCAGCTAACAGAAATCCAGCCATTGCTGTCAGAGTCTTCAACTGCCCCTTCTTTAGAAAATCTGAGGGCAATCTTGGACAAGGCCCTAACGGACTGTGGAGACCTTGCCTTAAAACAGCTGCATTACTTACGACCAGTAGTTGTTCTTGAAAGATCCAAGTTTTCCACACCTCTCATAGATTTATttccaacaaaaaaagcagatgagCTGTGTGTAGGAAGTACATAA
- the RLF gene encoding zinc finger protein Rlf isoform X1, translated as MADAEAEAAARPEVPRVVSALRARLWQLQAELREQEVSEASSRAYCRGFCQTLLQYAGSRGASEHILPFLEVYRISIQSFANARPYLTTECEDVLLVLGRLVLSCFELLLSIPESELPHEVWLGFHQSIQDSHDALLEFGNNNLQILVDITREGVWKNPVLLKVLSQQPVETEEANKLITREGPSFLQMRIKHLMKSNCIPQATFLSKLCADSPEIANVSSFRQAYITCVCSMLPNEDSIKEIAKVDCKEVLDIICNLESEGQENTAFILCTTYLTHQLQTANVYCSWELTLFWSKLQRRIDPSLDSFLERCRQFGIIAKTLQHLFFLIRVIQSEAEEAGLAVSVLLCVRALQIRSNGSDEMKTSVCKTIACLLPEDLEVRRACQLTEFLLEPTLSGFNALEELYMQPDQKFDEENALVPNSLRCELLLALKAYWPFDPEFWDWKTLKRHCLKLLGKVASDSEDDAGCHMSLNETDMLETFFSDYDETKEHKYYDGKDTMNHPKEKARVKKPIGSSERYQRWLQYKFFCVLCKRECIEARILHHSKMHMEDGIYTCPVCTKKFKRKEFFVPHVMEHVKMPPSRTHRPKKKIILKKERSPQKATASSSPPPVFPERSHQPQLPESFDDDTQEYVTFSQLENCQLQDRDIYPCPGTDCSRVFKQFKYLSVHLKAEHQNNDENAKHYLDMKNRREKCAFCRRHFMTSFHLREHERVHCGPQPYMCVSMDCYARFGSVNELLNHKQTHDDLRYKCELNGCNIVFSDLGQLYHHEAQHFRDASYTCNYFGCKKFYYSKTEFQNHLAAHDIQVSNGEGKQTLNLEGSVSEDKSSYLPESQLLERSENSNLNDNLDPSGSQEIPQMKEESLSDSEDLNSESNCSLHCGEHRTDAAVSQGQTSPRLLGAVAHNQSVPGFVVSQEGIFHPADVKQQCSNVAVCFDEKNLPCGFEGCCSTHKNSRSLQKHLRRAHPYNFKGKRNMEMKAKYFLDLLSDAQDSKSPTDMSTELGHNSDTNADSPESVCCVVDVKGSSSLREETCPSSPETSFYDSCKEPNIEDNMVELMLGLKHLSLKNVNIQNSSRQKPFLGYSSRDAKCPETVDETTSKCQLQEQQDNLPSQYLTQLAAKPFFCECQGCTFEFVTREALLMHYVKKHNYSKEMVLQLNMFQHRYSPFKCHICQRSFTRKTHLRIHYRNKHQIGCERVAHKVCPNEKFDHVGLCTEDRGHKSSTAPVPACVNSVGFPGHSDSEQLCHPKKDDCCSETDLESNEETDNDITRKTSNITSLDSHREELEARQGRGSKRTVTKGNLCYILHKYHKPFHCIHKSCNSAFTNQKGLIRHYRTVHQYNKEQLCLEKDKARTKRELVKCKKIFACKHKECGKRFLCSKALAKHCSDFHNEILEDQKLLSEAESARFACNQAHCPAVFYTFNKLKQHLIEEHANEEKLNKDFEIHCDLNGCNRIFTNYSNYSQHVYFKHSEYYDSLFGNQKEEEDNEDKNKNEQNYLKDSFDTSKQNGKQLKEKAKRISRSREKHLLNFKTKEEALQMCKEKSNQTQYPCMVQGCLSVVKLESSIVRHYKRTHQMTNMYIEQRLQKLVLCVKCGIMIEKQSCSDTASDLDKKGVEVNEDKSANSESVQESDKPLVPNPVCDPSDVSNEDQKQFPPSSVNFDASAFAYSGTLKYNHSSKNTCFEEPNTRETTKSKTEDFSESSERENSSCFSSLQLELPREKDPEGCPHSAVNQNAKRNVLCATKDKFQKPPVSKPFDLKTYKPMGFESSFLKFIQESEGKDDDDDDDDGDDDDCDEVVEWESPEQLSVDEVLQKEGDSQGDTPVNNFVSDKNVIITPNNPGQLTEIQPLLSESSTAPSLENLRAILDKALTDCGDLALKQLHYLRPVVVLERSKFSTPLIDLFPTKKADELCVGST; from the exons ctAATAAATTGATTACACGAGAAGGGCCTTCCTTTCTGCAGATGCGAATAAAACACTTGATGAAGTCAAACTGCATCCCCCAAGCCACTTTCTTGTCGAAATTGTGTGCAGATTCTCCAGAAATTGCAAACGTTTCATCTTTTCGCCAAGCCTACATCACATGTGTGTGTTCAATGCTGCCTAATGAAGACTCCATTAAGGAG attgCAAAGGTGGATTGCAAAGAAGTACTGGACATCATATGTAATCTGGAATCTGAGGGACaagaaaacactgcatttaTTCTTTGTACAACGTATCTTACTCATCAGCTTCAAACAGCAAATGTGTATTGCTCTTG GGAACTGACACTTTTCTGGAGcaagctgcagagaagaatAGATCCTTCTTTAGACTCCTTTTTGGAGAGATGTCGTCAGTTTGGCATCATTGCCAAGACGCTACAGCATCTCTTTTTCTTGATAAGAGTCATACAGTCTGAA GCAGAGGAAGCGGGACTTGCCGTGTCTGTTTTGTTATGTGTGAGAGCCCTTCAGATCAGGTCCAACGGAAGTGATGAAATGAAGACATCAGTGTGTAAAACAATTGCATGCCTTTTACCAGAAGACCTTGAAGTTAGAAGAGCTTGTCAGCTCACAGAATTCTTACTTGAGCCAACTTTGAGTGGATTTAATGCGTTGGAAGAGCTCTATATGCAGCCAGACCAAAAATTTGATGAAGAAAATGCACTGGTTCCAAATTCACTCCGCTGTGAACTGTTGTTAGCTTTGAAAGCATATTGGCCATTTGATCCTGAATTTTGGGACTGGAAGACTTTAAAGCGGCATTGTCTTAAACTATTAGGGAAGGTAGCTTCTGATTCTGAGGATGATGCAGGTTGTCATATGTCACTCAATGAAACCGACATGTTAGAAACTTTCTTTAGTGACTATGATGAGACAAAAGAACACAAATATTATGATGGGAAAGACACAATGAACCACCCTAAGGAAAAAGCAAGAGTAAAAAAACCAATTGGTTCTTCAGAAAGATACCAGAGATGGCTTCAATACAAGTTTTTTTGTGTGCTCTGCAAAAGGGAGTGTATAGAGGCCAGAATACTGCATCATTCTAAGATGCACATGGAAGATGGTATTTATACATGTCCTGTTTGCACAAAAAAGTTCaagagaaaggaattttttgtaCCACATGTAATGGAACATGTTAAAATGCCACCTAGTAGAACACACAgacctaaaaagaaaataattctgaaaaaagaGAGATCACCGCAAAAGGCAACAGCTTCCAGCAGCCCACCCCCAGTGTTTCCAGAAAGGTCACAccagccacagctccctgaaagCTTTGACGATGATACACAGGAATATGTTACATTCAGCCAATTGGAAAATTGCCAGCTGCAAGATAGAGACATTTACCCATGTCCTGGGACAGATTGTTCTAGAGTATTTAAACAGTTTAAGTACTTAAGTGTACATCTGAAAGCTGAACATCAAAACAATGATGAGAATGCAAAACACTACTTGGATATGAAAAACAGGAGGGAGAAGTGTGCTTTCTGCCGCCGGCACTTCATGACATCCTTCCACTTGCGGGAGCACGAGCGTGTGCACTGTGGGCCTCAGCCTTACATGTGTGTGTCTATGGACTGTTACGCTAGGTTTGGGTCAGTTAATGAGCTTCTCAATCACAAACAAACACACGATGATCTTCGGTATAAATGTGAGCTAAATGGCTGTAATATTGTTTTCAGTGACTTAGGGCAGCTTTACCATCACGAAGCACAACACTTCAGAGATGCATCATATACCTGCAACTACTTTGGTTGCAAAAAGTTTTATTATtcaaaaactgaatttcagaatCACCTTGCAGCACATGATATCCAAGTATCAAATGGGGAAGGGAAGCAAACGCTGAACCTTGAAGGATCCGTTTCAGAAGACAAATCCAGTTATCTTCCAGAGTCTCAGTTGCTTGAACGATCTGAAAATTCCAATCTGAATGATAACTTGGATCCCTCAGGCTCTCAGGAAATTCCACAGATGAAGGAAGAATCTCTCTCTGACAGTGAAGATCTAAACAGTGAAAGTAATTGCAGCCTGCACTGTGGGGAGCACAGGACAGATGCTGCAGTTAGCCAAGGTCAGACATCTCCTCGGCTGCTTGGAGCAGTGGCTCACAACCAGTCAGTTCCAGGTTTTGTTGTGTCCCAGGAAGGAATCTTCCATCCAGCAGATGTGAAACAACAGTGTTCCAATGTGGCAGTTTGCtttgatgaaaaaaaccttCCCTGTGGTTTTGAAGGCTGCTGTTCGACCCACAAAAATTCCAGAAGTCTGCAAAAACACCTTCGAAGGGCCCATCCATACAACTTtaaaggtaaaagaaatatggaaatgAAAGCTAAATACTTTCTCGATCTGTTGAGTGATGCTCAGGACAGTAAATCCCCTACAGACATGAGTACAGAGTTAGGTCATAATTCTGATACAAATGCTGACTCTCCAGAAAGTGTGTGTTGTGTTGTAGATGTTAAAGGAAGCAGTAGCCTGAGGGAGGAAACTTGTCCTTCTTCCCCCGAAACATCTTTTTATGACAGTTGTAAAGAACCAAATATTGAAGATAACATGGTGGAGCTAATGTTAGGCTTGAAACATCTAAGCttaaaaaatgttaacattCAGAATTCTTCAAGACAGAAACCTTTTCTGGGCTATTCATCTAGGGATGCCAAGTGCCCTGAGACAGTTGATGAAACTACCTCAAAATGTCAGCTTCAAGAGCAACAAGATAATTTACCCAGCCAGTACCTTACTCAACTGGCAGCTAAACCATTTTTCTGTGAATGTCAAGGATGTACATTTGAGTTTGTGACTAGAGAAGCTCTCTTAATGCATTACGTTAAAAAGCATAACTATTCAAAGGAAATGGTTCTTCAGCTAAATATGTTCCAGCATCGGTATTCACCATTCAAGTGTCATATTTGCCAAAGATCGTTTACAAGAAAAACACATCTTCGAATTCACTATAGAAACAAACATCAAATTGGCTGTGAGAGGGTGGCTCACAAAGTGTGTCCTAATGAAAAATTTGATCATGTAGGTTTATGTACAGAGGACAGAGGGCATAAGAGTAGCACTGCTCCAGTGCCTGCCTGTGTGAACAGCGTTGGGTTCCCTGGACATTCGGACTCTGAACAGCTGTGTCACCCAAAAAAGGATGACTGCTGTTCTGAGACTGATTTGGAGTCCAATGAAGAGACAGACAATGACATAACAAGAAAAACATCTAACATAACTTCTCTGGACAGTCATAGGGAAGAACTGGAAGCAAGACAGGgaagaggaagcaaaagaaCAGTTACTAAAGGAAACTTATGTTACATATTGCATAAGTACCACAAACCATTTCATTGTATACATAAAAGCTGCAACTCGGCATTCACAAACCAGAAAGGTTTGATTCGCCATTACAGAACTGTTCACCAGTATAATAAGGAACAGCTCTGCTTAGAAAAGGacaaagcaagaacaaaaagGGAGCTTgtcaaatgtaaaaaaatatttgcatgcaAACACAAAGAGTGTGGTAAGCGTTTTCTGTGTTCTAAAGCTCTTGCTAAACATTGTAGTGACTTCCACAATGAAATCTTAGAGGATCAAAAACTGCTTTCTGAAGCTGAGTCTGCCAGATTTGCTTGCAACCAAGCCCACTGCCCTGCtgtattttatacatttaataAGCTTAAACAGCATCTAATAGAAGAACATgccaatgaagaaaaattaaacaaagatTTTGAAATCCATTGTGACCTCAATGGCTGCAATCGAATTTTCACAAATTACAGTAACTATTCTCAACACGTATATTTCAAACACAGTGAATATTATGATAGTCTCTTTGGAaatcagaaagaagaggaagataatgaagataaaaataaaaatgagcaaaattatttgaaagacaGCTTTGACACAAGCAAGCAGAATGGGaagcaattaaaagaaaaagctaaaagaaTTAGCAGAAGTAGAGAAAAGCATTTGctgaatttcaaaacaaaagaggAAGCCCTACAAATGTGCAAAGAGAAGTCTAACCAGACACAGTACCCCTGCATGGTCCAGGGGTGCCTGTCTGTTGTCAAACTGGAAAGCAGCATAGTGAGGCACTACAAGCGCACACACCAGATGACCAACATGTACATTGAGCAGCGCCTTCAGAAACTTGTTCTTTGTGTTAAATGTGGCATCATGATTGAAAAGCAGTCTTgctctgacacagcttcagaCTTGGATAAAAAAGGTGTAGAAGTTAACGAGGATAAATCGGCTAATTCTGAGTCTGTGCAGGAAAGCGACAAACCTCTTGTTCCAAACCCTGTCTGTGATCCTTCAGATGTGAGTAATGAAGACCAAAAACAATTTCCACCGAGTAGTGTGAATTTTGATGCCAGTGCCTTTGCGTATTCAGGCACTTTAAAATATAACCACAGTTCAAAGAACACCTGTTTTGAAGAGCCTAACACCAGGGAGACAACTAAGTCTaaaactgaagatttttctgaaagtaGTGAAAGAGAGAACAGCTCTTGCTTCTCCAGTTTACAATTAGAGTTGCCAAGAGAGAAAGACCCAGAAGGATGTCCACATAGTGCGGTTAATCAGAATGCAAAAAGAAATGTACTTTGTGCTACAAAAGACAAATTTCAAAAGCCTCCTGTGTCCAAACCATTTGATTTAAAGACCTATAAACCAATGGGATTTGagtcttcatttttaaaatttattcaggAAAGTGAGGgaaaagatgatgatgatgatgatgatgatggtgatgatgatgattgtGATGAGGTAGTAGAATGGGAGTCTCCTGAGCAGTTGTCAGTAGATGAAGTGTTGCAAAAAGAGGGAGACAGTCAAGGGGATACACCAGTAAACAACTTTGTAAGTGACAAAAATGTAATCATAACCCCGAATAATCCTGGGCAGCTAACAGAAATCCAGCCATTGCTGTCAGAGTCTTCAACTGCCCCTTCTTTAGAAAATCTGAGGGCAATCTTGGACAAGGCCCTAACGGACTGTGGAGACCTTGCCTTAAAACAGCTGCATTACTTACGACCAGTAGTTGTTCTTGAAAGATCCAAGTTTTCCACACCTCTCATAGATTTATttccaacaaaaaaagcagatgagCTGTGTGTAGGAAGTACATAA